GCCCTTAGAAATAGTAATATTTATACTCCAGTGGTAGATGCAATAATAGAATGTGTTAACTGCTGCAATGTTCGTAAACTCGTTGTTAAAACCCTTTGGCGAAGAATACATCCATAACCAGCAGTTTTAGCCCGGAAAATGAATCCAGATCTCCAAATACATCTTCCAAGCCTTTGGTGATTGCATTTATATGGTCTTTTACGATCTTTGCCAAGATAATCTTTGTGCTGGGGTTTTTATCTCCGGTAAAATTGAAGAAACCCATGAATAGCGGCACTTTCGAGATCAGGTTTTCCATCTGAGCACCCTCTAAAATAATGGATTGTTGGATGCCATATTCGATAAATACTTCAGTAATATCTTGCAGAATGCTTTCGTCTTGAATGATAAGCAGCAGCAGTTTGTCCTTGCCCTTATATGCTATTTTTCCAGAGCCATTATCAGCATGAGTTAAAAACTCTTCATACAGGTTAATACGTGTAGTTGCCTGCATTAAAGAAGAAGTAACTCCTGGTTGCTTAAGAATGTGGGAACAAGCAGCTAAATACTGTAAATGCTCGTTACGGCTATTCGTGGGTCCTATAATCGAGACAAAGATATGAGTCTTTTTATGGTCTATCGAATCAAAATAAACACCCTTTTTACAAATAGCCAAACTGATATAGAACTTTTTTAGCCCCTCTATTTGGCAGTGAGGGATTGCAATTCCATTTACAAAACCTGTGCTACCCATAGCTTCCCTAGCTTTTAAAGCTGCATAGATAGTGCTTTCATCAATCTCAACAAAACTGTCGCTGCGTTTATATAGAGCGGCTATCTGTTGCAGAGCTTCATCTTTATCTTTTGCTCTTAGATCTATGCTACAGGTCTCCATTCTGATGGTTTCTGCCAAGTTCATGATTGTCTCCCATTAAGGTTTTTAAGTATAGCCAGTTTGGCAAGAGGTGGTCCCACTATTTCATTAACGAAAACTGACATCAGTACGATATTAATCATCTTTGCAATATCTGCTTTGATGTACTCGGGCGCACTTTGCACTACTGGGGACGCTTGTACAAAAAGTACCAGCCCAATAGCCACCCCAGCCTGTGGGAAAAGACTAAGACCTAGATAGTTGCGCACTTTCTTATCCAATCCTAAAGAAAGAGAACCTAAGTATACTCCACCGTATTTACCCAACATGCGCATTAGGATATAGATGATCCCGGCTAAAAAGATAGAGAAATCGGCAAATACATTTATTCTAAGTTCTGCGCCCGCAATGGCAAAGAAGATGGCGTATAACACAGATGTAAGAGGCTCAAATGAAAAGAGGATGCGTACATGCTTGCTGGATAGATTCACTAAAAGCATACCCAAAGTCATGTTCGCAATAAGCGGTGACAGATGCAAACTTATAGAAATGGATGTACTCAAAAAGATAAAACCCAATGCCAGAATCTTGATCTCGTTCAGATTACGCTTCTTGATTGTGGAATAATGGATGGCAAAGCCCGATATAGCACCGATTACTATAGAATACAAAATCTCACTAATGGCACGCCACAATGCGCTGGAAAGCACCAATTCCGCTTGTCCCATCAGAGACGCAGAGAAAGCAAAAGCCACCGAAAATAGGATAACCGTGCCGGCATCATCTAGCGCTACAATACCATATAGATAGTCTACAAACTTCCCTTTTGCCTTCAATTTCTCTACTATCACTACAGTTGCCGCCGGGGCAGTAGCCGCCGAGATTGCACCCAATACAAAACTGATGTGTTTTGGTAATCCAACAAAAAGGAGTGCAAAAGATACCAGTAGAAATGTAAGCATCATCTGTGCAATAGTAAGAATCAGGATATTCTTACCATATAGTTTAAGCTTATGAAATGAGAATTCACCCCCAATAATAACAGCTATGAAAGATAGAGTAAGCTCGGAGATTACATACAGCATCTCCATGTTTGCGGGTCGTATCAACCTCAGACCACTAGTGCCAATAGCTACTCCAGCCAAGATGTAACCCGTGATAGCGGGGAGTTTGATGCGCTCAGCTATCTGACCAAAGAAATACCCGACCAAGAGCATCAATGCGGCACTAAATATCACGTGATGCGCAAAATAATGTTCGATTAACTGTAATAGATTCAAGGGAATACCACTCTTTGGGAATATCTGAGCAGATATGTATTGTTACATGTGTCGGTCACTGCCGACCCGCTTCTGAAATCTATATATTGTACACATTTTTTCGGCTTTAAGTACCTGTTGAAAAACATTATAGCTCCCTTAAACAATCTATTGTGCAGAATTCTTTTGCCACTGAAGTTGTCAAGGATTATGCCAAATACCTAATTCTGATGCTTAATCATCAGTAGAATAACTCCACCAAAATACTAAGAGTGGAGATATCTTGACAAGCTCTCTGTGAGTATAAATAGCTAGGAGCTGTGAATATGTAAATTCACAGCTCAATGAAAGGAATGAGATTATTCTAAGACTAAGTCCTGCTATTCTGTTTTTTGTGGTTTTACAATTTTGCCCAAGAAAAGGATTTCGTTCGTAGGACGGTGTAAAATCATGCAAAAGAAGGGTTGATCTGCCCTAAATACGTGCAAATCTGGTTGTGGCGATTCAAGCGAAGTCTTGGCAAATCCAATCTGAGTAGCGGCAGCAGCTTCAGTTCCAGTTTCGGTTACCTCTAGAAATGTTTTGTGTACAATATCGGAGATAAATAAACGCTGCCCACTATTCTGGTTAAGAATTCCGGAGAAATCTGCACTAACTGCGTTAAAAGCATCATTTATGCCCAATTTATGGAAGTTTCCAACGAGTTTATCGTAGGTATCTTCAATGCGGAATCGGGGTATAAAAACCATAACTCGTTCTGGTCTTCCCAGTTGTTCAATCCAGCTTTGTGCAAGTTCATAATCCAGCTCGGCACTTATCTTTTCCATATCGTTGGGTATAACAAAGATCATAGATATTTCACGTTCCACATAGGGAAGCTCCACAATCTTACAATCGTTGGTTTGTGCATAAGGGAAGCTGCCTTGTTGTTTCATCATGGGAAGTATTATGTGATGATCGGGATCTTTTTGGGAACTTGTATAAAATCTCTCCTGAATTGTGTTTTCAGCAGGGAACTGTTGTAACCAATCGCTTTTGAAGTAGATGCTGTTTACCAAGATCAAGCCGTCGTTGCTATCTGCTATTTGGCGCTCGGAGACAATATTCTTTATACGATTATTGGTTTGCTTTTCCACCCATAGATTGATAAAATCGGCAGTTTTTTGGGCTTGGCTAAAATCCAAGCTAAAGAGTTCGCTATAAAAGGACTTGTGTAATACTTCAGAGTATTCTGGAACCAGTAGATCCTTGTTTCCCTCGGCATTAAATAGGGCATTGGCGATATTGAATTCGGCATTTTTACGGCTTTTTATTTCTTCTAAAACTTGAAGCGATTGATGGAATTTTGTGTGTTCTTCTTTGGGCGATTCGGTGTAGCCCATTACTTTGGCGATTTCTGTGGCAGTGTTGCCTCTAGCGCCTGTGTATGCCATTCCCATGGCGAGATTTATGCTTGTGGGCGAGATAAACAAGTTTTGTCCCTCAACATTAAGGTTTTTCCACAAATTGAAAGGGAAATCCAGATGCTTTGCCATATTTACACTAATTTCTTCACTGCTTGGCTGGGCTTCGGGGGCTTGTTCTGCCTTATTTTTACTGCATGCAAACATACTTAGCAGCACAACAAGAATTAGCATTAGCTTATGATGTCGAATCATCATTCCTCCATTAATTTCTGTTATATACTTCATAAACTTGGATTAACTCCAATATTTTCTATCTAAAGTGCGGTATTGTATTGCCTCAGAGATATGGTCGCTATTGATATTCTGTGTTCCTTCCAGATCGGCAATAGTGCGAGCCACCTTAAGAATACGGTCAAACACTCTGGCCGAATAGCCCAATTTATCGATGGCATTTTGCATAAGTGCATCACAATCTCTATCTAAGATGCAGAATTTGCGCAGCATCTTACTATTCATCTGACTGTTATTGTAGATGCCCATATCTTCAAAACGCCGATGTTGTATCTCGCGTGCTTTATTCACCCGATGTCGAATAGTAGCGGAGGTATCGCCTGTGGGTAAAGCGCTAAGATCCTTGTAAGCAACAGTAGGTACTTCCACATGAATATCTATTCTGTCCAAAAGAGGACCGGATATCCGGTTGCGATAACGCGCAATGGCTGTGCTATCGCAAGTGCATTCATGATTGGGAATATTTGCGCCAAAATAACCACAAGGGCAGGGGTTCATGCTTGCTATCAACATAAATTCTGCCGGGAACGTAAGGCTCGTGGCTGCGCGGGAAATGGTTACAATACCATCCTCTAATGGTTGTCTGAGAACTTCTAGTACAGAGCGTTTAAATTCGGGTAGTTCATCTAAAAATAGCACTCCTCGATGAGATAAGCTTACTTCCCCCGGTTTGGGGAATGCTCCGCCTCCAATCAGCGCTATATCACTGATGGTATGGTGAGGTGCCCGAAAGGCTCTAGTGGTGAGGATGCCGTTCTTGAAATCCTTCGAGAATCCTGCTACCGAGTGGATCTTTGTAGCTTCTAAGGCTTCGTCCAGTGTCAGCTCCGGCAGAATGGTGGGAACTCGTCTGGCGAGCATGGTTTTGCCACTGCCGGGAGGACCGATCATTAGCAGATTGTGTCCGCCCGCGGCGGCTACTTCCAGGGCGCGCTTAACTTGATATTGCCCTTTCACATCGTGCATATCCAAGGGGAATTCGTTAAGTACCTGGAAGATTTTCTCACGGTCTACTTTTGCTGCTGGAATGCTGGCTTTATTGCGCAGGTATTGCACAGTCTCGGAAAGTGAGGTGACGGGGATCACGCTGATATCTTCAATGATAGCGGCTTCTTCGGCATTTTCGCGAGGTACGATGAGGATGTCCACTCCGTCCCGTTTGGCGGCAATGGCGATCGGCAACACACCATCCACAGGACGCACATTGCCATCCAGAGATAGCTCGCCGATAACAGCAACCTTATTCAAACCAGGATCGGGAATACCATTGTTGTTCATCACCACAGCTAGGGCGATGGGCAGATCCAGCGCAGAAGAATCCTTACGGATATCAGCCGGCGCCAGATTGATGGTATAGCGACTACTCTGGTATGAGATGCCGCTATTGCGCAGAGCGGCAAACACGCGGTCTTTGCTCTCTTTCACTGCATTGGTAGGCATTCCTACGATGTTTACCATGTGTTGCATACTGCCTACTCTATCACATTCTACCGATACTTGCAATGCGTCAATTCCCAAGGTGGTGTATGTGAGTGCGAATCCTACCATTTGCTATTCCTTTTCGAGATCATTATTGTATTATCTCATCAGATTTGATGGGGAGTGCAGCGTCAAGCTTTTTCTTGGATACACCACTCATGGACACGATTGGCCAGGATGCTAACGATATGTTTTCAATAATGTTTTATCTATCCGATAATTGGCACTAGTTTATGTTCCATATCCCTAAAGAAGTACTATCGTAGTTTTACGTCGCTA
This genomic interval from Candidatus Cloacimonadota bacterium contains the following:
- a CDS encoding PTS sugar transporter subunit IIA — translated: MNLAETIRMETCSIDLRAKDKDEALQQIAALYKRSDSFVEIDESTIYAALKAREAMGSTGFVNGIAIPHCQIEGLKKFYISLAICKKGVYFDSIDHKKTHIFVSIIGPTNSRNEHLQYLAACSHILKQPGVTSSLMQATTRINLYEEFLTHADNGSGKIAYKGKDKLLLLIIQDESILQDITEVFIEYGIQQSIILEGAQMENLISKVPLFMGFFNFTGDKNPSTKIILAKIVKDHINAITKGLEDVFGDLDSFSGLKLLVMDVFFAKGF
- a CDS encoding cation:proton antiporter, whose product is MNLLQLIEHYFAHHVIFSAALMLLVGYFFGQIAERIKLPAITGYILAGVAIGTSGLRLIRPANMEMLYVISELTLSFIAVIIGGEFSFHKLKLYGKNILILTIAQMMLTFLLVSFALLFVGLPKHISFVLGAISAATAPAATVVIVEKLKAKGKFVDYLYGIVALDDAGTVILFSVAFAFSASLMGQAELVLSSALWRAISEILYSIVIGAISGFAIHYSTIKKRNLNEIKILALGFIFLSTSISISLHLSPLIANMTLGMLLVNLSSKHVRILFSFEPLTSVLYAIFFAIAGAELRINVFADFSIFLAGIIYILMRMLGKYGGVYLGSLSLGLDKKVRNYLGLSLFPQAGVAIGLVLFVQASPVVQSAPEYIKADIAKMINIVLMSVFVNEIVGPPLAKLAILKNLNGRQS
- a CDS encoding serpin family protein, which encodes MKYITEINGGMMIRHHKLMLILVVLLSMFACSKNKAEQAPEAQPSSEEISVNMAKHLDFPFNLWKNLNVEGQNLFISPTSINLAMGMAYTGARGNTATEIAKVMGYTESPKEEHTKFHQSLQVLEEIKSRKNAEFNIANALFNAEGNKDLLVPEYSEVLHKSFYSELFSLDFSQAQKTADFINLWVEKQTNNRIKNIVSERQIADSNDGLILVNSIYFKSDWLQQFPAENTIQERFYTSSQKDPDHHIILPMMKQQGSFPYAQTNDCKIVELPYVEREISMIFVIPNDMEKISAELDYELAQSWIEQLGRPERVMVFIPRFRIEDTYDKLVGNFHKLGINDAFNAVSADFSGILNQNSGQRLFISDIVHKTFLEVTETGTEAAAATQIGFAKTSLESPQPDLHVFRADQPFFCMILHRPTNEILFLGKIVKPQKTE
- a CDS encoding YifB family Mg chelatase-like AAA ATPase — translated: MVGFALTYTTLGIDALQVSVECDRVGSMQHMVNIVGMPTNAVKESKDRVFAALRNSGISYQSSRYTINLAPADIRKDSSALDLPIALAVVMNNNGIPDPGLNKVAVIGELSLDGNVRPVDGVLPIAIAAKRDGVDILIVPRENAEEAAIIEDISVIPVTSLSETVQYLRNKASIPAAKVDREKIFQVLNEFPLDMHDVKGQYQVKRALEVAAAGGHNLLMIGPPGSGKTMLARRVPTILPELTLDEALEATKIHSVAGFSKDFKNGILTTRAFRAPHHTISDIALIGGGAFPKPGEVSLSHRGVLFLDELPEFKRSVLEVLRQPLEDGIVTISRAATSLTFPAEFMLIASMNPCPCGYFGANIPNHECTCDSTAIARYRNRISGPLLDRIDIHVEVPTVAYKDLSALPTGDTSATIRHRVNKAREIQHRRFEDMGIYNNSQMNSKMLRKFCILDRDCDALMQNAIDKLGYSARVFDRILKVARTIADLEGTQNINSDHISEAIQYRTLDRKYWS